DNA from Solirubrobacterales bacterium:
CCGGGAATACGCTGGTCGCGATGCGCGCGGCGACCTACGCAAAGCAGATCGGTCGCGCCCCCTCTTTTTCCCTGGCGGCCTTCCGCCAGGCCTTCGCCGCCGGGCGTGACCTGACCGAACCCGACAACGTGCTGCTGGCCGCGGCCGCCGCCGAGATGCACCCGCGTGCCGTGCTCTCGGCCGTCGAGCGGGATTCGGTCAAGCGCCAGCTGCGCGAGACGACCGAGCGGGCCGGCGAGATGGGGGTCCGCGGCGTGCCGAGCGTTGTCATCGGCGAACGGGTCTTCTGGGGCGATGACCGCCTGGAGGAGGCCGCCGCGTTATCGTGAGCCTCGGTGGCGAATGAGCGCACCAAGACGGGCGAGTCCCGCGTAGCCAGCGATGGCAAGGGGGCCGCCGCGCACCCGCTGCCGGACCAGGCCACCTGCCGCGAGCTGCTCGAGACGATGGCGCTGATTCGCCGTTTCGAGGAGGAGGCCGGCCGTCAGTATCAGCAGGCCAAGGCCGGCGGATTCCTGCATCTGGCCATCGGCGAGGAAGCGACGATCGTCGGCACCACGTCAGTAATGCGCCCCGACGACTACCTGATCGGCACGTACCGGACTCACGGCCACGCGATCGCCCGCGGGACCGAGCCGAAGCGAGTTATGGCGGAGCTGTTCGGGCGCGAGGATGGGTGCTCGCGCGGCCGGGGGGGCTCCATGCACATCTTCGACCTCGAGCGCCGGTTCATGGGCGGCTACGGGATCGTTGGCGGCAACCTGCCGCTGGCTGCCGGGCTGGCCCTTGCATGCGACTACACGGACTCGGACTCCGTCACCGTCTGCATGTTCGGCGACGGCGCCTCGAACACCGGCAACTTCGGCGAGACGATGAACATCGCCGCGCTGTGGAAGCTGCCTGTGGTGTTCCTGGTGGAGAACAACCTCTACGGGATGGGGACGTCGATCGAGCGCCACTCGGCGGTCACCGACCTCTCGCGCAAGGCGGAGGGTATGGGCGTGTCGGGGGTTCGCGTGGATGGAATGGACGTGCTGGCGGTGCGCGACACGGTCGCCGAGCACATCCGCATCGCCCGCGAGGACCGTCAGCCCACGCTGGTGGAGGCATTCACCTACCGCTACCGGGGGCACTCGGCGGCCGATCCCGAGGTCTACCGGACGAAGGAGGAGGTGGAGGAGTGGCGCGAGAAGGACCCGGTCAAGGTCTTCCGGGACCGCCTGTTGGCCGAGGGCGTGATCTCCGAGGACTACCTCACGGAGCTGCGCGAGCGGCTCGAGCGACAGGTCACCGAGGCGGTGGAGTTCGCCGACAACTCGCCCGAGCCGCCACTGGAGTCGCTGTACGACCACCTCTACGTGGTCGGCGACCAGGTGCCCGGCTGGTACGCGGTGGACGAGCGGACTCCTGAGCCGCACCGCGGCGAGCAGGAGCGCGAGGTGGGCGCACGCGGAGAGGCCCGCAAGCTGGCGGAGGCGGGAGCAGCCTATGCCGGGCAGCAGAGCCCCAGGGGTCGCCGGTCGCCCAGCCATGGCGACGCATCCGCCGTTCGCGACAGGGAGGGGAGCGAGGCGCTCGAGGACAAGCATGAGGGGTAGAGCGCCTTGCCGCTGATGAGGATGCGCGAGGCCCTCAACCAGGCCCTCGCCGAGGAGATGCGCCGAGACGAGAGCGTCTTCATCATGGGCGAGGACGTCGGGGTCTTCCAGGGCGCCTTCAAGGTCACCGAAGGGCTGCTGGACGAGTTCGGCGAGAAGCGCGTGCGCGACACGCCGATCTCGGAGAACACGATCGTCGGCACCGGCGTGGGGGCGGCGATGGCGGGGCTGCGGCCTGTGGTCGAGCTGATGACCGTCAACTTCTCGCTCCTGGCCATGGATCAGATCGTCAACCACATGGCGGCGATCCCCTACATGTTCAATGGCCAGGTCCGTGTGCCGATCGTGATCCGGATGCCGGGGGGCGGCGGACACCAGCTCGGCCCCACGCACTCGCACAGCCTGGAGGCGATGTTCCAGCAGGTCCCGGGGCTCTTGGTCGCCTCGCCTTCCACCCCCGCAGACGGCAAGGGCCTGTTGAAGGCGGCGATCCGGGACGACAATCCGGTGATCTTCATCGAGCACGAGACCCTGTACGGCATGCGGGGCGAGGTCCCGGACGCCGACGGCGCGGATCACATCCTCAACTTCGGCGAGGCCGCCGTTCTGCGCGAGGGTGGCGACGTGACGATCGTCGCCATCCTGCGAATGGTCGACGTCGCCGAGAAGGCGGCGAAGACGCTCTCCACCGAGCACGGCGCCGAGGCCGAGGTGATCGATCCGCGCACCCTGCGGCCCCTCGACCTGGACACCATCCTCGACTCGGTCCGGAAGACCAACCGGTGCGTGATCGTCGAGGAGGGATGGCCGCACGGCGGCGTCGGCGCGAACCTCGCCGCGCTGATCTCCGAACAGGCATTCGACCATCTCGACGCGCCGACCCAGCGGGTCACCGGCGCCGACGTACCGATGCCCTACGCGAAGCGCCTGGAGCAGGCGGCGATCCCCCACCCGGAGCACGTCGTCAGCGCGGCCCTGGCGACACTCGAGGGGGCGCTCTAGTGGCTCAGGACATCGTCATGCCCCGGCTCTCCGACTCGATGGAGGAGGGGACGATCCTGCGCTGGCTGAAGTCGCCCGGTGATGAGGTCTCGCTGGGCGAGGAGCTGGTCGAGATCGAGACGGACAAGGCGAACATGGTCTACGAGGCACCCGCCGGCGGCACGCTGATCGAAACCATCGCTCAAGAGGGAGACACGCTGCCGATCGGCCAGGTGATCGCTCGGGTGGGGGAGGTGGGCGAGAAGCCGTCCGGTGATGGCGCCGGTGGAGGCCGGGAACCTGAAGCCGCACCGCAGGCGCGAACGGAGGAGGCCCCGCAGCAAGCGGCGGCCGCGGCCGTCGAGGAGCCCACGTCGCCGGGCCCCGCCCCGGCGCCGCCCAGCGGAGACGGACGGGTCAAGGCCTCGCCCCTGGCGCGACGGATGGCGAGCGAGCAAGGGCTCGACCTGGGAGCGCTCTCCGGCTCCGGGCCGGGCGGCCGAATCGTTAAGGCCGACGTCGAGCGAGCAATCGCTGCCGGCCCCGCACCGGCGGCAGCTCCAGCCGCACCTGCGGCGGCTCCGGCCCCCGCGACTCCGGCCGAGCCGACCCCTGGGGCGCGCGAGCGGCCGGAGACCGCCAAGGGAGCGGTGACCCATGAAGACCTGACCAAGCTCCAGCAGACCGTTGCCCGGCGCATGGCGGAGTCGAAGGCGACGGCGCCCCATTTCCAGCTCTCGGCGCAGATCGACATGACGCGGGCGGTGGCGGCGCGCGCGCGCATCAAGGCGGAGGCGACCCAGGACGAGGTGGTGCCCTCGTTCAACGACATGGTCGTCAAAGCCTGCGCGATCGCGCTCCGTGAGCATCCCCGGGCGAACGCGGCCTATCGCGACGGGAGGCTGGAGCTCTACTCCCGCGTCAATGTGGGGGTGGCGGTTGCCGCCCGGGACGCGCTGGTTGTGCCGACCATCTTCGACGCCGACCTCAAGGGTCTGCGGCAGATCGCCTCCGAGGCGCGCGCCCTCGCGCGGCGGGTGCGGGACGGCACCGTGACGCCACCCGAGCTCTCGGGCGGCACGTTCACGGTCTCGAACCTGGGCATGTACGGCATCTCCAACTTCCAGGCCGTAATCAATCCGCCCCAGGCCGGGATCCTGGCCATTGGCGCGATCACCGAGACGCCGGTGGTCCGCGCCGGGGAGATCGCCACTGCCCACCTGATGGGAGTCACGCTGGGCTGCGATCACCGCGTCCTCTACGGCGCCGACGGCGCGCTGTTCCTCGGTCGCGTGCGCACCCTCCTCGAAGAGCCCCTCGGTCTGGCCCTCTAGCGCGGATTTCGGCGTGAGAGACTGGTCCTGTGGATGAGCTCTGGACCGTTCGGACCGGCCAGGTCCCTTACCGGCAGGCACTCGCCGCCCAGAAGCGCCTCGAGTCCGCGCGGCAGGCCGAGGAGATCCCCGACCTGCTGCTTTTCCTGGAGCATCCGCCCGTCTACACCAAGGGCCGTCGCTCGACCCCTGACGAGCTGCCGATGGGCGAGGACTGGTACAGGACGCAGGGCATCGAGGTGACCGAAACCGACCGCGGCGGTCGGGTCACCTACCACGGACCAGGCCAACTCGTGGGTTATCCCGTCATGAGCCTTCGCCCCTACGGCGACGACGTTCATGACTACATCAGGCGAATGGAGCGGGCGATCATCGCCGCGCTCGCCGATTGGCACCTCAAGGCCGATTTGCTCGACGGCTTGACCGGGGTCTGGACGCCGGCGCGGCGCAAGATCGCCTCGATCGGCATCCACGTCAGCCGCGGCATCACCACGCACGGCTTCGCGATCAATGTCAACAACGACCTGCAGCCGTTCGAGTGGATAGTGCCCTGCGGGATCGAAGCCTGCCGAGTGACCTCGCTGACGCGCGAGCTCGGCGCCGAGCAGAACCTGGACGCCTTCGCCACAACCGTTCGCGACCGCTTCGGGGAGGTCTACGGGCGGGCGGCCGTCGAGGTGGAGGCCGATGAGCTCCCCGGGCGACCGTGGGAAGTCGCCCCTCTTGCCGAAACCGCGCCGGCGATACGGTAGGACCGGTGGGAGCCGAGACCACACCCGCGGAGCGCCTCCACGTGACGCGCTCGCGCGCGCGTCCGGGCGGGGCGCTAGTGGTCGAGGGGCGTCCCTTCCACGATCGCAAGCCACCCTGGCTGAAGGTCCCCGCTCCCGGCGGCCCGACCTACCGGCACCTCAAATCGATGCTCAGCGAGCAGAACCTGCACACCGTCTGCCAGGAAGCCAACTGCCCCAACGTGGGCGAGTGCTGGGAGCGCGGTACCGCGACGTTCATGATTCTTGGCGACGTCTGCACGCGGCGCTGCGGCTTCTGCAACGTGCAGACAGGCAAGCCGACCTGGAACGACCCGCTAGAGCCGATGCGCGTGGCAGCCTCGGTGAAGCGGATGGGGCTTCAGCACGCGGTGGTCACCTCCGTCGACCGCGACGACCTCCCCGACTACGGGGCCGGTGCCTTCGTCGGCGTCATCCGCTCCATCCGAGCACTGGCGCCCGGATGCAAGGTCGAGGTGCTCACTCCTGACTTTCGGGGGCAGGAGATGCCGCTCGCCAAGGTGATCCACGAGAAGCCTGACGTCTTCAACCACAACGTCGAAACCGTGCCGCGCCTGTACCCGAAGGCACGCCGCGGCTCGGACTTCATGCGTTCGGCGAGGGTGTTGAGGCTGGCCAAGGAGATGGGCTCTCACGAGGTGATCACGAAGTCGGGCCTGATGGTTGGCCTGGGCGAGAGCTTCGAGGAGATGGTGGAGGCTTTCGGGATCCTGCGAGAGCACCGGGTGCAGGTGCTCACCGTGGGCCAGTACCTGCGTCCCACCGAGCAGCATCTGCCCGTGGTCCGCTACTGGCACCCGGACGAATTCGCTGCCCTGGAGCGCGCTGCCTATGACCTGGGCTTCGACTCGGTGGCCGCGGGCCCGCTCGTCCGCAGCTCATACCACGCGGACGAGAGCGCTCGCGCGGTGACCGAGCGGCGGCGAGCTGCCGCCTGAGCCGGCGTTACGGCGCAGCGAGACCTCGCCGATCAGCGGCGACTCGGCGCCCGCTGCTTGGCGTCCATGGGCGCGAAATAGGCTTCGCCTCCCCTGATCCCGCTCAAGGACAACATCCCCACCGGGCGGTTCCCGATCCTCACGGTGCTGTTGATCGTCGTCAACCTCGCCGTCTTCGCCTGGCAGGTCACCCAGCCATCGGCGCCGAACTCGAGCGACTCGCCACACATAGAGGAATTGTCGGAGCAGGACGAGACAACTCTGCAGTACGGCGCGATCCCGTACAGGCTCACGCACCCCGGTAGAGACTGCGCAATAGCGACCGAGCGTGCGGCCTCTGGAGGCATCCAGCAGGACGTTGTCTGCGAGGGGACGCCGGAGTTCAGAAAGGCCGAGGCGCGGGGTGCGCTCGTTCAACCCCTCGACTCCCCGCCCTGGTGGGTGACCGTGTTCACGTCCATGTTCATGCATGGGGGCCTTCTGCACATCGGCTTCAACATGCTGTTCCTGTGGATCTTCGGCAACAACGTCGAGGACTCCATGGGCAGGGGGCGCTTCGTCCTCTTCTACCTGCTGGCGGGGATCGCTGCCGCCTACGCACAGGCGCTTCTGGACACGGACGCCACGCTGCCCGCGGTCGGGGCAAGCGGCGCGATCGCGGGGGTGCTGGGTGGCTACTTGCTCCTCTATCCCCACGCCCGCGTCTTGACGCTGGTGATCATCATCTTCTTTGTCACCTTGATCGAGATTCCAGCGGTGATCATGTTGGGGATCTGGTTCGTGCTCCAGTTCTTGCCGGCGATCGGGCAACTCGCGACGCCCGAGGTCTCCGCGAGCGGGGGTGGCGTGGCCTACTTCGCCCACATCGGCGGCTTCGTCTTCGGCTTAGCGACGATCAGGCTGTTCGCGAACCGCTATCGGACGACCGGCCCTGAGTATGCGTAACGCGTTCCTGGTCGTCGCGCTGATCTTCTGCGTGGGGTTCGGGGGAATGACCGCGGCGGTCGCGGTCGACTCGGGCTTCGACATCTTCACGGCCGTCTCGTTCCTGATCGTGCTCATGCTCATGCTCGCGGTCCTCGGCGCGTTGCGAAATCCCCCAGGCGGCTAGAGCGTTCACTGGTGGAGCAGGTGGAGCCAGCCGGGCTCGAACCGGCGACCTCCGGCTTGCAAAGCCGGCGCTCTCCCAACTGAGCTATGGCCCCAGACCCTCAATTCTAGGTTCCGGCCACCCGTGTGCGACGATGGGCCTGCAAAGGGACTGATTCCGGAGGTTGGGATGGCGAAGACGGAGACCGAGACCCCGGTAGGCGAGCGAGAGCACGTCGACAAGTCGCCGCAGGCAGTCGAGCAGGCCGCAATCGAGGCGAAGGCGGCCGCCGGGGCGAAGCCGGGTCAGCGCGCCGAGGTGTCGAACCTCGACATCGTCCGCCACTACTTCGAGATCGCCTGCGATCGCCTGAAGCTTCCTGACGACCTGAGGGTCGTGTTCTGGACCCCTTACCGCGAGGTCACGGTGCAGATCCCGGTGAAGCTCTCCGACGGCAAAGTCCACGTCTTCTCCGGCTACCGCATCCAGCACAACGGCGCCCGGGGCCCTTACAAGGGCGGCGTCCGCTTCCACCCAGAGGTCGATGTCGACGAGATCCGGGCACTGGCCTCGCTGATGACCTGGAAGACCGCCGTTGCCGGAGTCCCGTTCGGGGGCGCCAAGGGCGGTGTCAACTGCCCAGCGGACCAGCTCGAGCGCTCCGAGCTGCAGAAGATCACGCGCTCGTTCATGGACAAGATCGAGAAGATCCTGGGGCCCACCCGCGACATCCCGGCGCCGGACGTCAACACCAACGCCCAGGTGATGGCCTGGATGATGGACGAGTACGGCAAGCTCCACGGTCACACGCCGGCGATCTGCACCGGCAAGCCGATCGCCCTCGAGGGGTCCTACGGTCGCGAGGCGGCCACGGGCCGCGGCTGCGTCTACATGTTTCGCGAGGCGGCGCCACACCTCGGCCTGAGCCCGGCCGACACGAGCTTCGTCGTCCAGGGCTTCGGCAACGTCGGCTCGTGGGCAGCGCGGATAATGCAGCAGCTCGGCGCCAGGATGGTGGCCGTCTCCGACGCCAACGGAGCGATCCGAAACGACGCCGGGATCGACGCCAACGCGCTGCAGGACCACATCGCCGCCGGCGGGAAGATCACGGAGTTCGGTGGGGTCGAGACGATCGACGCCGACGACCTGGTCGCCGTTCCCTGTGACGTCTTCATCCCGGCGGCGCTCGGCGGCATGATCCACGAGAGAAACGCCGACCGAATGCAATGCACGGTGATCCTCGAGGGCGCAAACAGCCCGACCACTCCGGCGGCGGACCAGATCCTCCGCGACAAGGACGTCTACATCATTCCCGACGTGATGGCGAACGCCGGCGG
Protein-coding regions in this window:
- a CDS encoding DsbA family protein; amino-acid sequence: MADNRHPVFFYDLGSPYAYLAAERVNGLFAEAAGEPPEWQPILLGALFKRFGRDSWANGPDRAAGMREVERRASAHGLPPVKWPEPFPGNTLVAMRAATYAKQIGRAPSFSLAAFRQAFAAGRDLTEPDNVLLAAAAAEMHPRAVLSAVERDSVKRQLRETTERAGEMGVRGVPSVVIGERVFWGDDRLEEAAALS
- the pdhA gene encoding pyruvate dehydrogenase (acetyl-transferring) E1 component subunit alpha gives rise to the protein MANERTKTGESRVASDGKGAAAHPLPDQATCRELLETMALIRRFEEEAGRQYQQAKAGGFLHLAIGEEATIVGTTSVMRPDDYLIGTYRTHGHAIARGTEPKRVMAELFGREDGCSRGRGGSMHIFDLERRFMGGYGIVGGNLPLAAGLALACDYTDSDSVTVCMFGDGASNTGNFGETMNIAALWKLPVVFLVENNLYGMGTSIERHSAVTDLSRKAEGMGVSGVRVDGMDVLAVRDTVAEHIRIAREDRQPTLVEAFTYRYRGHSAADPEVYRTKEEVEEWREKDPVKVFRDRLLAEGVISEDYLTELRERLERQVTEAVEFADNSPEPPLESLYDHLYVVGDQVPGWYAVDERTPEPHRGEQEREVGARGEARKLAEAGAAYAGQQSPRGRRSPSHGDASAVRDREGSEALEDKHEG
- a CDS encoding alpha-ketoacid dehydrogenase subunit beta, encoding MRMREALNQALAEEMRRDESVFIMGEDVGVFQGAFKVTEGLLDEFGEKRVRDTPISENTIVGTGVGAAMAGLRPVVELMTVNFSLLAMDQIVNHMAAIPYMFNGQVRVPIVIRMPGGGGHQLGPTHSHSLEAMFQQVPGLLVASPSTPADGKGLLKAAIRDDNPVIFIEHETLYGMRGEVPDADGADHILNFGEAAVLREGGDVTIVAILRMVDVAEKAAKTLSTEHGAEAEVIDPRTLRPLDLDTILDSVRKTNRCVIVEEGWPHGGVGANLAALISEQAFDHLDAPTQRVTGADVPMPYAKRLEQAAIPHPEHVVSAALATLEGAL
- a CDS encoding dihydrolipoamide acetyltransferase family protein, which encodes MAQDIVMPRLSDSMEEGTILRWLKSPGDEVSLGEELVEIETDKANMVYEAPAGGTLIETIAQEGDTLPIGQVIARVGEVGEKPSGDGAGGGREPEAAPQARTEEAPQQAAAAAVEEPTSPGPAPAPPSGDGRVKASPLARRMASEQGLDLGALSGSGPGGRIVKADVERAIAAGPAPAAAPAAPAAAPAPATPAEPTPGARERPETAKGAVTHEDLTKLQQTVARRMAESKATAPHFQLSAQIDMTRAVAARARIKAEATQDEVVPSFNDMVVKACAIALREHPRANAAYRDGRLELYSRVNVGVAVAARDALVVPTIFDADLKGLRQIASEARALARRVRDGTVTPPELSGGTFTVSNLGMYGISNFQAVINPPQAGILAIGAITETPVVRAGEIATAHLMGVTLGCDHRVLYGADGALFLGRVRTLLEEPLGLAL
- the lipB gene encoding lipoyl(octanoyl) transferase LipB; translation: MDELWTVRTGQVPYRQALAAQKRLESARQAEEIPDLLLFLEHPPVYTKGRRSTPDELPMGEDWYRTQGIEVTETDRGGRVTYHGPGQLVGYPVMSLRPYGDDVHDYIRRMERAIIAALADWHLKADLLDGLTGVWTPARRKIASIGIHVSRGITTHGFAINVNNDLQPFEWIVPCGIEACRVTSLTRELGAEQNLDAFATTVRDRFGEVYGRAAVEVEADELPGRPWEVAPLAETAPAIR
- the lipA gene encoding lipoyl synthase — translated: MGAETTPAERLHVTRSRARPGGALVVEGRPFHDRKPPWLKVPAPGGPTYRHLKSMLSEQNLHTVCQEANCPNVGECWERGTATFMILGDVCTRRCGFCNVQTGKPTWNDPLEPMRVAASVKRMGLQHAVVTSVDRDDLPDYGAGAFVGVIRSIRALAPGCKVEVLTPDFRGQEMPLAKVIHEKPDVFNHNVETVPRLYPKARRGSDFMRSARVLRLAKEMGSHEVITKSGLMVGLGESFEEMVEAFGILREHRVQVLTVGQYLRPTEQHLPVVRYWHPDEFAALERAAYDLGFDSVAAGPLVRSSYHADESARAVTERRRAAA
- a CDS encoding rhomboid family intramembrane serine protease, with amino-acid sequence MLLIVVNLAVFAWQVTQPSAPNSSDSPHIEELSEQDETTLQYGAIPYRLTHPGRDCAIATERAASGGIQQDVVCEGTPEFRKAEARGALVQPLDSPPWWVTVFTSMFMHGGLLHIGFNMLFLWIFGNNVEDSMGRGRFVLFYLLAGIAAAYAQALLDTDATLPAVGASGAIAGVLGGYLLLYPHARVLTLVIIIFFVTLIEIPAVIMLGIWFVLQFLPAIGQLATPEVSASGGGVAYFAHIGGFVFGLATIRLFANRYRTTGPEYA
- a CDS encoding Glu/Leu/Phe/Val dehydrogenase dimerization domain-containing protein — encoded protein: MAKTETETPVGEREHVDKSPQAVEQAAIEAKAAAGAKPGQRAEVSNLDIVRHYFEIACDRLKLPDDLRVVFWTPYREVTVQIPVKLSDGKVHVFSGYRIQHNGARGPYKGGVRFHPEVDVDEIRALASLMTWKTAVAGVPFGGAKGGVNCPADQLERSELQKITRSFMDKIEKILGPTRDIPAPDVNTNAQVMAWMMDEYGKLHGHTPAICTGKPIALEGSYGREAATGRGCVYMFREAAPHLGLSPADTSFVVQGFGNVGSWAARIMQQLGARMVAVSDANGAIRNDAGIDANALQDHIAAGGKITEFGGVETIDADDLVAVPCDVFIPAALGGMIHERNADRMQCTVILEGANSPTTPAADQILRDKDVYIIPDVMANAGGVVVSYFEWVQNLQHFRWDEREVNDKLGTIMRRAYREVSARAREGGIDLREAAYLVGIERVVEAAQTRGYV